A genome region from Pseudomonadota bacterium includes the following:
- a CDS encoding trehalose-6-phosphate synthase yields the protein MTRSRGRLVVVANRGPYRMATQGSAVRLMRAAGGLVTALDPVLRDHGGVWVSGDEIQMNGAERGQVGYDLAHVSMTASQREGFYQGVSNAVLWPTLHSFPPTIRIGEAPWHDYVHANDMFAQSICHSSRPGDLVWVQDYHLMLVPAILRRRRPRARIGWFCHVPWPGPDLFAMLPWRGEILEGLLGADVIGFHCDSYAMNFLACAERVTDLRVDPARMTVRAGRRTVRVTVAPIGVPVDDIQTLASGPRVAAHVERIHHALGNRRIVLGVDRLDYTKGIPERILAYEQFLRSDRSIRNRYVFVQVMVPSRTDVRAYAELKAEIDRLVGSVNGQYSSTGRVAVHYLYRNLDQHALYAHYMAADVAFITPLRDGMNLVAQEYVVCHMNCDGVLVLSEFAGAADYLTDALTVNPHDIDALAGVLKRALSMPHDEVRQRMTNLRNVVHKLDVHRWADTFLSNIERPL from the coding sequence ATGACCCGCAGCCGCGGCAGACTGGTCGTCGTAGCCAACCGTGGACCCTACCGCATGGCCACGCAGGGCAGCGCCGTCCGGCTCATGCGGGCTGCAGGGGGTCTCGTCACGGCCTTGGACCCGGTGCTGCGCGATCACGGTGGTGTGTGGGTCAGCGGCGACGAGATCCAGATGAACGGGGCGGAACGCGGCCAGGTGGGCTACGATCTCGCACACGTCTCGATGACCGCCTCGCAACGGGAGGGTTTCTATCAGGGCGTATCCAACGCCGTGCTGTGGCCCACCCTCCACAGCTTCCCGCCCACCATCCGCATCGGAGAGGCGCCATGGCACGACTACGTGCATGCGAACGACATGTTCGCGCAAAGTATCTGCCACTCGAGCCGACCCGGCGACCTCGTATGGGTGCAGGACTACCACCTGATGCTCGTACCCGCGATACTGCGGCGCAGGCGGCCCCGTGCACGCATCGGCTGGTTCTGTCATGTGCCGTGGCCAGGGCCGGATCTGTTTGCGATGCTACCGTGGCGCGGCGAGATTCTCGAAGGGCTGCTGGGGGCGGACGTCATCGGCTTTCATTGCGACTCGTACGCGATGAACTTCCTGGCTTGTGCGGAGCGTGTCACGGATCTGCGCGTCGACCCGGCACGCATGACGGTGCGCGCGGGGCGACGCACGGTCAGGGTCACGGTTGCACCCATCGGTGTACCGGTGGACGACATCCAGACGCTGGCTTCGGGCCCCCGCGTGGCAGCGCACGTGGAACGCATTCACCACGCGTTGGGCAATCGCCGTATCGTGCTGGGCGTGGACCGGCTGGACTACACCAAGGGAATTCCCGAGCGCATTCTCGCATACGAGCAGTTTCTTCGCTCCGACCGCTCCATTCGCAATCGCTATGTCTTCGTACAGGTGATGGTTCCCAGTCGGACGGATGTACGCGCATACGCGGAGCTCAAAGCCGAGATCGATCGACTGGTCGGCAGCGTGAACGGCCAGTACAGCTCCACCGGCAGGGTCGCTGTGCACTACCTGTACCGCAACCTCGATCAACACGCGCTCTACGCCCATTACATGGCCGCGGACGTGGCGTTCATCACACCCTTGCGGGACGGTATGAATCTCGTTGCCCAAGAGTACGTGGTTTGTCACATGAACTGCGATGGTGTGCTGGTTCTGAGCGAGTTTGCCGGGGCCGCGGACTACTTGACCGACGCGCTGACGGTCAATCCCCACGACATCGATGCGCTCGCAGGAGTGCTCAAGCGAGCGCTCAGCATGCCCCACGACGAGGTGCGGCAACGCATGACCAACCTTCGAAACGTCGTGCACAAGCTTGATGTGCACCGCTGGGCCGACACCTTCCTGTCCAACATCGAGCGACCGCTCTAG
- a CDS encoding serine protein kinase, translated as MYESAQDMVSRIAALQDFKEYENLHWEGSFEDYLSIVRERPEVTRNAFQRLYDMIVSYGEEEYIDNKKRLVRYPFFTDPLERGKDAIHGLDIPLMRLVHVLQAAAQGYGPEKRIILLHGPVGSSKSTIARLLKKGLEAYSRTMPGALYTFRWVNLEDTGLVGSNDVHNGRFACPMHEEPLRLIPPEWRVRAIDELKLGSDRFRVVVEGDLDPACRFVFRGLMQKHRGDWAAVTRNHVRVQRLILSEKDRVGIGTFQPKDEKNQDSTELTGDINYRKIAEFGSDSDPRAFNFDGELNIANRGIVEFVEILKLDVAFLYDLLGATQEHKIKPKKFAQTDIDEVIIGHTNEAEYKKLLNNEFMEALRDRTIKIDIPYITRVSEEIKIYEKDFSQGRLRGKHVAPHTLDVAAMWAVLTRLEEPKKHQTSLLQKLKLYDGKVLPGFTQDNVKELRKEAKREGLDGISPRYVQDKISNALVREGVEGYINPFMVLNELEKGLKHHSLLASEEQSKNFTELIGVVKSEYEEIVKNEVQRAISADEGAIARLAANYIDNVRAYTLKEKVKNRYTGRDESPDERLMRSIEEKIDIPENRKDDFRREIMNYIGALAIEGKKFTYDTNDRLRRALEMKLFEDQKDSIKLSSLVSNVIDKETQDKIDVIKSRLIKHYGYNEASANDVLSFVASIFARGDVKH; from the coding sequence ATGTATGAATCCGCGCAGGACATGGTGTCGCGCATTGCGGCACTGCAGGATTTCAAGGAATACGAGAATCTACACTGGGAAGGCTCGTTCGAGGACTACCTGAGCATCGTGCGTGAGCGCCCCGAGGTCACTCGCAACGCCTTTCAGCGCCTGTACGATATGATCGTCAGCTACGGCGAGGAAGAGTACATCGACAACAAGAAGCGGCTGGTGCGCTACCCCTTCTTCACGGATCCGCTCGAGCGTGGCAAAGACGCGATTCATGGGCTCGACATCCCTCTGATGCGTCTCGTTCACGTGCTGCAGGCAGCGGCTCAGGGCTACGGTCCGGAAAAACGCATCATTCTTCTGCATGGTCCCGTGGGCTCTTCGAAGAGCACCATCGCTCGCTTGCTCAAGAAGGGCCTGGAAGCGTACTCACGCACCATGCCCGGAGCGCTGTATACGTTTCGCTGGGTCAATCTCGAAGATACAGGGCTGGTCGGCAGCAACGACGTACACAACGGCCGGTTTGCATGCCCCATGCACGAGGAACCGCTACGACTGATACCGCCGGAATGGCGAGTCCGTGCGATCGATGAGCTCAAGCTCGGCAGCGACCGTTTCCGTGTCGTTGTGGAAGGGGACCTCGACCCGGCCTGTCGCTTCGTCTTCCGTGGCCTGATGCAAAAGCACCGGGGTGACTGGGCTGCCGTCACACGCAACCACGTCCGAGTCCAGCGCCTGATCCTGAGCGAAAAAGACCGGGTGGGAATCGGGACCTTTCAGCCCAAGGACGAAAAGAACCAAGACTCGACCGAGCTCACCGGGGACATCAACTATCGAAAGATCGCGGAGTTCGGCTCCGACTCGGACCCCCGCGCCTTCAACTTCGACGGCGAGCTCAACATCGCCAACCGCGGCATCGTGGAGTTCGTAGAGATTCTCAAGCTGGACGTAGCCTTTCTGTACGATCTGTTGGGTGCGACTCAAGAACACAAGATCAAGCCCAAGAAATTCGCCCAAACAGATATTGATGAGGTCATCATCGGCCACACCAACGAGGCGGAATACAAGAAGCTCCTCAACAACGAGTTCATGGAGGCGCTGCGCGATCGCACGATCAAGATTGACATCCCCTACATCACCAGGGTGAGCGAAGAGATCAAGATCTACGAGAAGGATTTCTCTCAGGGTCGTCTGCGAGGCAAGCACGTGGCGCCCCACACCCTTGACGTCGCGGCCATGTGGGCTGTGTTGACGCGGCTTGAGGAGCCCAAGAAGCACCAAACGTCGTTGTTGCAGAAGCTGAAACTGTACGACGGCAAGGTGTTGCCCGGATTCACCCAGGATAACGTCAAGGAGCTGCGCAAGGAGGCCAAACGCGAGGGACTCGACGGAATCTCGCCTCGCTACGTGCAAGACAAGATCTCGAACGCCTTGGTGCGCGAGGGGGTCGAGGGCTATATCAACCCCTTCATGGTGCTCAACGAACTAGAGAAAGGGCTGAAGCATCACTCGCTGCTCGCCTCCGAAGAGCAAAGCAAGAACTTCACCGAGCTGATCGGCGTGGTCAAAAGCGAGTACGAGGAGATAGTGAAGAACGAAGTTCAGCGCGCTATCAGCGCGGACGAGGGGGCCATCGCTCGCCTGGCGGCCAACTACATCGACAACGTACGCGCCTATACGCTCAAGGAAAAAGTGAAGAATCGATATACGGGCCGCGACGAATCCCCCGACGAGCGGCTGATGCGTTCGATCGAGGAGAAAATCGACATTCCGGAAAACCGCAAGGATGACTTTCGCCGCGAGATCATGAACTACATCGGCGCACTGGCGATCGAGGGGAAGAAATTCACCTACGACACGAACGATCGCCTCCGGCGCGCGTTGGAGATGAAACTATTCGAGGATCAAAAGGATTCCATCAAGCTGAGCAGCTTAGTCTCGAATGTCATCGACAAGGAAACGCAAGACAAGATCGACGTGATCAAGAGCCGGCTGATCAAGCACTACGGGTACAACGAGGCCTCAGCGAACGACGTGCTGTCCTTTGTAGCAAGCATCTTCGCCCGCGGCGACGTCAAGCACTAG
- a CDS encoding transketolase gives MHRAAVRGEQVAALVAQCAKLRVQIIQMLEHSGSGHPGGSLSMIDLVASLYQCKLRHDPSRPSWPERDRFVLSKGHGVPALYVTLARHGYFDEAELGSLRAAGSRLQGHPVRDSVPGIESSSGSLGQGLSIAQGMALAARLDARDYSVYCLVGDGEIQEGQIWEAAMSAAKFGLDNLITIVDNNRAQLDGFVREIMPIEPIEAKWQAFGWDTKRIDGHDHDQILDAYDWAGERRSKPKVIVADTVKGKGVSFMEDNNAWHGVAPNAEQAAQAIREIESAVPA, from the coding sequence ATGCACAGGGCGGCGGTTCGTGGGGAGCAGGTCGCGGCTTTGGTCGCGCAGTGCGCCAAGCTGCGCGTGCAGATTATCCAAATGCTCGAGCATTCGGGCAGCGGCCATCCCGGTGGCTCGCTTAGCATGATCGACCTTGTCGCCTCCTTGTACCAGTGCAAGCTGCGTCATGATCCTTCGCGTCCGAGCTGGCCGGAACGCGATCGTTTCGTGCTGTCGAAGGGGCATGGCGTGCCCGCCTTGTACGTCACGCTGGCACGTCATGGCTACTTCGATGAAGCCGAGCTCGGCAGCCTGCGTGCGGCGGGGTCACGCCTTCAGGGTCATCCCGTCCGCGACAGCGTGCCCGGTATCGAAAGCAGCAGCGGCTCGCTCGGACAGGGGCTGTCGATCGCTCAGGGAATGGCGTTGGCAGCCCGCCTCGATGCGCGTGACTACAGCGTTTATTGCTTGGTCGGGGATGGAGAGATCCAAGAGGGTCAGATCTGGGAGGCCGCCATGAGCGCAGCCAAGTTCGGGCTGGATAACTTGATCACCATCGTGGACAACAACCGGGCTCAATTGGATGGGTTTGTACGTGAGATCATGCCCATCGAGCCCATCGAGGCCAAGTGGCAGGCCTTCGGCTGGGACACCAAGCGTATCGATGGCCACGATCACGACCAGATTCTGGATGCCTACGACTGGGCAGGCGAGCGTCGCAGCAAGCCCAAGGTTATCGTCGCCGACACGGTCAAGGGCAAGGGAGTCTCGTTCATGGAAGACAACAACGCCTGGCATGGCGTGGCGCCGAATGCCGAGCAGGCCGCGCAAGCCATCCGTGAGATCGAATCGGCGGTGCCAGCATGA
- a CDS encoding RsmD family RNA methyltransferase has protein sequence MRIVGGKLRGRRIRQPSGSPARPTTERAREGVASALDARGALADAYVLELFAGTGALSFEALSRGASAALLVELDARMRRLIRRTAHELGLATLIRLLALDLLGPADRVAARIGAVAQRPFDLVFVDAPYARQGSVAALLEALAAGKTLASSATVVIEYSRRGSLKLVNFVTLASYRYGDTSVLFARPPGASATKR, from the coding sequence ATGCGGATCGTTGGCGGCAAGCTGCGAGGCCGACGCATTCGGCAGCCTTCGGGCAGCCCTGCGCGGCCTACCACCGAACGCGCGAGGGAAGGCGTGGCGTCCGCGCTCGACGCTCGCGGAGCGCTCGCGGATGCGTACGTCCTGGAGCTCTTTGCGGGGACCGGAGCGCTCAGCTTCGAAGCGCTCTCGCGCGGAGCCAGCGCTGCGCTCTTGGTCGAGCTCGACGCCCGCATGCGCCGGCTGATCCGTAGGACGGCACATGAGCTCGGGCTCGCCACGCTTATCCGGCTCCTGGCCCTTGATCTTCTCGGCCCGGCCGATCGCGTCGCTGCGCGGATCGGCGCTGTCGCCCAGCGCCCCTTCGATCTGGTGTTCGTGGACGCTCCGTACGCCCGGCAAGGGTCCGTCGCTGCGCTTCTCGAGGCGCTAGCCGCGGGCAAGACGCTGGCCAGCTCGGCGACCGTAGTGATAGAGTACAGTCGCCGTGGTTCGCTGAAGCTGGTGAACTTTGTTACGCTGGCTTCGTATCGCTACGGAGACACCAGCGTGCTTTTTGCTCGTCCGCCGGGCGCCAGCGCAACCAAGCGATGA
- the tadA gene encoding Flp pilus assembly complex ATPase component TadA gives MFSVLVRERSGNPSRLEFHKPEISFGRLDSNDVMLPKDNVSKRHARLMLKEQGYVLFDLQSTNGTYVNGRKISSPVIVQPGDRIQLGDFFVQLETEAEAAAIPSETPPTEPPQPESLPSAAPMAQPTVPPPPPMAGGDPTVPGASPAAPIPAAAAPPPPPPVEPGTLSPPERLKQALGDTMEHLARQMDVVGREQEVLADSSRSHLERRVRELQELGVLSSQLDCDFVIEAATREAIGLGPLDRMLADDRTREIVIDGPQNLFTDTGGGLERAGAFLSSRDALLAVTTRLVERTGSEFDPEQAIQAAELEDGSQVQILLPPVAPEGPLVTVQRVATQAPTLSQLTENGTLSQDMHALLASAVSERKSILVSGGPGSGVSTLLAALGGGAAGTERVVALEARPSSCAAPEGIIRLRRDATQYGLEALFAAAARLRADRLIMDDIGVHDAGSALLAATQTPGSLLGVHAGSVSAALAALDIFVQNSLGGSRAAAASLIAQAIRYAIQVERQGPPGQRVHRIVSISRIDGVDEDVVVAQPLFSYDNGFRRLSIPPPMG, from the coding sequence ATGTTTAGTGTTTTGGTTAGAGAACGCAGCGGCAACCCGAGCAGGCTCGAGTTCCATAAGCCGGAGATCAGCTTTGGGCGTCTCGATAGCAACGACGTGATGCTTCCCAAGGACAACGTGTCCAAACGGCATGCGCGTCTGATGCTCAAGGAACAGGGCTACGTCCTGTTCGACCTGCAAAGCACCAACGGAACCTACGTAAACGGGCGCAAGATCAGCTCGCCCGTAATCGTGCAGCCTGGCGACCGGATTCAGCTGGGCGATTTCTTCGTCCAGCTAGAGACCGAGGCCGAAGCGGCCGCGATCCCCTCCGAGACGCCGCCAACCGAGCCCCCACAACCCGAATCGCTGCCCTCGGCGGCACCCATGGCGCAGCCCACCGTGCCGCCGCCACCGCCCATGGCGGGCGGGGATCCAACAGTGCCTGGCGCGAGTCCCGCAGCGCCGATCCCTGCAGCTGCGGCGCCTCCGCCGCCTCCTCCCGTCGAACCGGGCACCCTGAGCCCGCCCGAACGCCTGAAGCAAGCGCTTGGCGACACCATGGAGCACTTGGCCCGTCAGATGGACGTCGTGGGAAGAGAGCAGGAGGTCTTGGCGGACTCCAGCCGCAGCCACCTGGAGCGCCGGGTGCGGGAGCTGCAGGAGTTGGGGGTCCTATCAAGCCAGCTCGACTGCGATTTCGTCATCGAGGCCGCTACCAGGGAGGCGATCGGTCTGGGTCCGCTCGACCGAATGCTGGCCGATGATCGGACGCGCGAGATCGTGATCGATGGTCCGCAAAACCTGTTCACCGACACCGGCGGCGGCTTGGAGCGCGCCGGGGCGTTCTTGTCATCGCGCGACGCCCTGCTCGCTGTGACGACACGGCTCGTCGAACGTACGGGAAGCGAGTTCGACCCCGAACAGGCTATCCAGGCCGCGGAGCTCGAGGATGGTTCCCAGGTCCAGATTCTGCTGCCTCCGGTTGCGCCCGAGGGCCCGCTGGTGACCGTGCAGCGCGTCGCGACCCAGGCGCCCACGCTCTCGCAACTGACGGAGAACGGAACGCTCTCGCAGGACATGCACGCGCTGCTTGCTTCCGCCGTATCGGAGCGCAAGTCGATCCTGGTCAGCGGCGGACCGGGTTCCGGCGTGAGCACGCTGCTGGCAGCGCTCGGGGGCGGTGCTGCCGGTACGGAGCGGGTAGTCGCCTTGGAGGCACGCCCAAGCTCCTGTGCGGCTCCGGAAGGGATCATCCGGTTGCGCCGGGATGCGACGCAGTACGGGCTGGAAGCGCTCTTTGCCGCTGCTGCGCGCCTGCGTGCCGATCGCCTGATCATGGACGATATCGGGGTCCATGACGCCGGCTCGGCGCTATTGGCCGCCACCCAGACCCCGGGGAGTCTGTTGGGCGTCCATGCGGGCTCGGTTTCGGCCGCGTTGGCGGCCCTCGATATCTTTGTCCAGAACAGCCTGGGTGGGTCCCGGGCGGCCGCGGCATCGCTAATCGCCCAGGCGATTCGGTACGCGATCCAGGTCGAGCGGCAGGGACCTCCCGGCCAACGGGTCCACCGCATAGTGAGCATTTCGCGGATCGACGGCGTGGACGAGGACGTCGTCGTGGCGCAGCCGCTGTTCAGCTACGACAACGGGTTTCGGAGGCTGAGCATCCCCCCTCCCATGGGGTAG
- a CDS encoding DUF1704 domain-containing protein, translated as MAASKGLVVRTPQEALRRCDTDLARLASSIGLLARLTPKNAVEERQRLLCDLRSGRKPVPSWQLERRGTHGAFRTLDRARHEARALPGAQLYLDKLDELELELALVDAIGDGRRVRRLAARRFGTGAEQVNTVAGPISLATLARRLLDEVPVASRSSSSGGARAATVSVAAAVRELARVAGLAVQVRMEPRLAAGAATGNGVIYVGSRAFEPREALRIAVHEVFGHLVAAANGRAQTMRLLEIGTAGSFTDQEGVALCCEEAAGLIDSRRLRTLAARVLATDWMHAGACFGDTAQRLHREEHFPATDAIVISERVYRGGGVARDAAYLLGWLRVRDALRKGRASLDELRAGRVSLAAIPALRELADRGWVRPPVYRPNLERSLRATPWGTIPCTSPPSEAASLTKLELT; from the coding sequence TTGGCAGCATCCAAAGGGCTCGTGGTCCGTACACCGCAGGAAGCGCTGAGGCGCTGCGACACCGACTTGGCGCGACTCGCGAGCTCCATCGGGTTGTTGGCACGGCTGACACCCAAGAACGCCGTCGAGGAGCGGCAGAGGCTGTTGTGCGATCTGCGCTCGGGACGCAAGCCCGTGCCGAGCTGGCAGCTCGAGAGACGGGGCACACACGGTGCATTTCGGACACTGGATCGGGCGCGGCACGAGGCGAGAGCCCTTCCCGGCGCGCAGCTTTACCTGGACAAGCTGGACGAGCTCGAGCTCGAGCTCGCGTTGGTCGATGCCATCGGCGACGGGCGGCGCGTGCGTCGCCTAGCGGCGCGGCGGTTCGGAACCGGAGCCGAGCAGGTCAACACGGTCGCGGGGCCCATCTCGCTCGCCACGCTGGCACGCAGACTGCTCGACGAGGTTCCCGTTGCATCGCGGTCAAGCTCCTCGGGCGGAGCGAGGGCGGCCACGGTGTCCGTGGCGGCCGCGGTGCGGGAGTTGGCGCGCGTTGCCGGGCTGGCGGTACAAGTGCGCATGGAGCCGCGCCTGGCCGCTGGCGCAGCGACCGGCAACGGGGTCATCTACGTGGGCTCGCGGGCGTTTGAGCCCCGCGAGGCGCTGCGCATCGCCGTCCACGAGGTGTTTGGTCATCTGGTTGCCGCTGCCAACGGTCGGGCGCAGACCATGAGGTTGCTGGAGATCGGTACGGCGGGATCCTTCACCGACCAGGAAGGCGTTGCCTTGTGCTGCGAAGAGGCTGCCGGGCTGATCGACTCGCGGCGTCTGCGCACGCTGGCCGCGCGCGTGCTGGCCACCGATTGGATGCACGCCGGCGCCTGCTTCGGTGATACAGCCCAAAGGTTGCATCGTGAGGAGCACTTCCCCGCGACGGACGCGATCGTGATCAGCGAGCGCGTCTACCGCGGGGGGGGCGTGGCTCGCGACGCAGCGTACTTGCTGGGCTGGTTGCGCGTGCGAGATGCGCTGCGCAAGGGGCGAGCCAGCTTGGACGAGCTACGCGCCGGCAGAGTCAGCCTCGCAGCTATCCCCGCGCTTCGCGAGCTCGCGGATAGGGGCTGGGTGCGGCCCCCAGTCTACCGGCCGAACTTGGAGCGTAGCCTGCGCGCCACCCCTTGGGGCACCATACCCTGCACATCCCCCCCCAGCGAAGCGGCCTCTTTGACGAAGCTGGAGCTTACGTAG
- a CDS encoding transketolase family protein: MSQARLQAGAHARINAPAQAGPIATRQAFGEALTELGADHPELLVLDADLSCSTKCSLFAKSYPERFFQMGIAEQNMAGVAAGLALCGKTVFCCSFACFIAGRFETIKISVAYNRANVKIAGTHAGLGTGEDGYSQMGLEDLALMRALPGMQVYQPADGVETRRIVAHLLATAGPAYLRLTRQNLSAVHSAEYRFRPGRLDVLHRGAELALLASGGVVAHALRASELLRADGIDASVVNVPSIKPFDDSGVRELARSHGLMVTVEDHTVIGGLGSAVSEALTGAPGTRVHRHGILDVFGESGPQADLYRRFGLDAEGIAEVARAQLRSQGPE, from the coding sequence ATGAGCCAAGCGCGTTTACAGGCGGGCGCGCATGCTCGAATCAACGCGCCAGCGCAGGCCGGCCCGATCGCGACGCGCCAGGCGTTCGGTGAGGCCCTGACGGAGCTTGGTGCCGATCATCCCGAACTGCTGGTGCTGGACGCCGACCTCTCTTGCTCTACCAAGTGCTCCCTGTTCGCCAAGAGCTACCCGGAGCGCTTTTTTCAGATGGGTATCGCCGAACAGAACATGGCTGGGGTGGCCGCGGGCCTCGCGCTTTGTGGCAAGACGGTGTTCTGCTGCTCGTTCGCGTGCTTCATCGCCGGTCGCTTCGAGACGATCAAGATCTCGGTGGCCTACAATCGCGCCAACGTGAAGATCGCAGGCACCCACGCGGGGCTCGGCACGGGGGAAGACGGCTACTCCCAGATGGGCCTCGAAGATCTGGCGCTGATGCGAGCATTGCCCGGCATGCAGGTCTATCAACCGGCTGACGGCGTAGAGACGCGACGGATCGTGGCGCACCTCTTGGCTACTGCGGGCCCGGCCTATCTGCGCCTGACTCGCCAAAATCTGTCCGCCGTACACAGCGCCGAGTATCGTTTTCGCCCAGGTCGTTTGGACGTGTTGCATAGGGGTGCCGAGCTCGCACTGCTGGCGAGCGGCGGCGTGGTAGCGCATGCGCTGCGTGCATCCGAGCTCTTGCGCGCCGATGGAATCGACGCGTCCGTGGTCAACGTCCCGTCGATCAAGCCCTTCGACGACTCAGGCGTGCGGGAGCTCGCCCGGTCGCATGGGCTGATGGTGACCGTCGAGGATCACACGGTGATCGGCGGGCTCGGCAGTGCCGTGTCCGAGGCCCTTACGGGGGCCCCGGGCACGCGGGTCCACCGCCATGGAATCTTGGATGTTTTCGGCGAGAGCGGACCTCAGGCCGACCTGTACCGTCGCTTTGGGCTCGACGCCGAGGGTATCGCTGAGGTCGCACGAGCACAGCTTCGATCCCAAGGCCCCGAATGA
- the coaD gene encoding pantetheine-phosphate adenylyltransferase has protein sequence MTTAIYAGSFDPLTNGHVSVVRGGLVAFKRITVAVARNPKKTPLFSVEERLAMLREELGSEPRTRIDDFDGLLVDYAREQGVRVVLRGLRAVADFEHEWQMANVNRHMYPELETVFIMATDYFYVSSSFVKEAASLGGDVQGMVPQGVARRLRSKFGR, from the coding sequence ATGACGACAGCGATCTACGCAGGCTCGTTTGACCCGCTGACCAACGGTCATGTCAGTGTCGTTCGTGGCGGCTTGGTGGCCTTCAAGCGCATCACGGTGGCCGTGGCGCGCAATCCAAAAAAGACGCCTCTGTTCAGCGTGGAGGAGCGCCTCGCGATGCTGCGCGAAGAGCTGGGCAGCGAGCCGAGAACGCGTATCGACGACTTTGATGGGTTGCTGGTCGACTACGCGCGCGAGCAGGGAGTGCGTGTGGTCCTGCGAGGCCTCAGAGCGGTCGCCGACTTCGAGCACGAATGGCAGATGGCCAACGTCAACCGCCACATGTACCCCGAGCTGGAAACGGTGTTCATCATGGCCACGGACTACTTCTACGTAAGCTCCAGCTTCGTCAAAGAGGCCGCTTCGCTGGGGGGGGATGTGCAGGGTATGGTGCCCCAAGGGGTGGCGCGCAGGCTACGCTCCAAGTTCGGCCGGTAG
- a CDS encoding 3'(2'),5'-bisphosphate nucleotidase CysQ, whose translation MLERELREATSLAREAGRILLELYHTDVVVDFKGRSDPVTEADKRANTYIVNGLRARFQDGVVAEETEDTSDALRKGRCWYVDPLDGTKEFLARNGEFSVMIGLAIDGRAQLGVVYQPVTDKLYRGVVGERASLHYQGRETHLCVSELAEPSELALIMSRSHGSIHIDQLVERLAIKRTAKSGSVGLKIGQIAERKADLYVLFSDRSCAWDACAPEAVLRAAGGQLTDLAAQPLHYGGTDVRNRRGLLACNAAAFDAVRPVVAALGSEHGLV comes from the coding sequence ATGCTGGAGCGAGAGCTGAGGGAAGCCACCAGCCTGGCGCGAGAGGCCGGGCGTATCTTGTTGGAGCTCTATCACACAGACGTTGTCGTGGATTTCAAGGGTCGCAGCGATCCGGTAACCGAGGCGGACAAGCGCGCCAACACCTACATCGTCAACGGGCTGCGCGCGCGTTTCCAAGACGGCGTCGTGGCGGAGGAGACGGAAGACACCAGCGACGCGCTCCGCAAGGGTCGCTGCTGGTACGTCGACCCGCTGGATGGAACCAAGGAGTTCCTCGCAAGGAACGGCGAGTTTTCGGTGATGATCGGCCTTGCCATAGATGGGCGAGCTCAGCTCGGCGTCGTGTACCAGCCGGTAACCGACAAACTGTACCGTGGTGTCGTAGGCGAGCGCGCTAGTCTTCACTACCAGGGCCGCGAGACGCACCTGTGCGTCAGCGAGCTGGCCGAGCCATCCGAGCTGGCCTTGATCATGTCGCGCTCCCACGGCTCCATCCACATCGACCAGCTCGTCGAGCGGCTGGCCATCAAGCGCACGGCCAAGAGCGGTTCCGTCGGCCTGAAGATCGGACAGATTGCGGAGCGCAAAGCGGACCTTTACGTGCTCTTCTCCGATCGATCCTGCGCGTGGGACGCGTGCGCGCCCGAGGCGGTGTTGCGGGCCGCGGGCGGGCAGCTCACCGACCTGGCGGCGCAGCCGCTGCACTACGGGGGAACGGATGTCCGCAACCGCAGAGGTCTGCTCGCGTGCAACGCGGCTGCTTTCGACGCAGTCCGGCCGGTGGTGGCCGCCCTCGGCAGCGAGCACGGCCTTGTTTGA